A part of Astyanax mexicanus isolate ESR-SI-001 chromosome 2, AstMex3_surface, whole genome shotgun sequence genomic DNA contains:
- the plekha5 gene encoding pleckstrin homology domain-containing family A member 5 isoform X9, which translates to MAADLKPDWLACLPSSWSYGVTRDGRVFFINEEAKSTTWLHPVTGEAVITGHRKTTDLPTGWEEGYTFEGARCFINHNERKVTCKHPVSGTPSQDNCIFVLNEHLSCGKLAAPVLNRPAPKAPASEKKERPTSTMSEASNYTGGSDYTTYPSSPTTSRPSRSSKKVHNFGKRSNSIKRNPNAPVVKSNWLYKQDSAGMKMWKKRWFVLCDMCLFYYRDEKEEGILGSILLPSFHISMLSVDDHISKKYAFKATHPNMRTYYFCTDTAKEMESWMKVMTDAALVHTEPVRRLEKVKVDPRSPQELNNMLNHRVLTRPEIQNNERNRESFRQEEKKQKPLEKQPSIREQERSFSSKDSQKEEKISLQRDGQKVSLQRDTERLVLQKDGDRYALQKDGERYTLQKDGEKYLLQKDGQKYTLHKNGERCSLQKDGENVLQKDGGRQKEREKTVLQKDREKPSFQQEGEKYGFQKETSSERPITKINTIKLQPVQSSTSSITSPITPTSAGSSSRQTHTPGPAGPAGGPSQYKAGQVNGEQGAEPDRTLSRSDSMQQLELWVRMQRNRAAPDDDTKSITSYQTLPRNMPSHRAQVVPRYPEGYRTLPRNLLRPDSICSVAGSLYDRALPPANADKRRSMRDDTMWQLYEWQQRQAHSRLGYGTLPSPKTMGRIAESIPSSPSHGSLSLYPSISPNRPFNPFSPINPLTPTNPLNPAPDVSSPVLRGDASIDRRHRAQLAKYSYLPDRRSSTAQNITPQSLQGKTPEELTLLLIKLRRQQAELNSVREHTLAQLMQLNLDTTNPKSEILSHHLQRNLMYMDSQMSPEDYRENTYPYRPEELDVDTKLSRLCEQGKVVRTQEEKLQQLHREKHTLETALLSASQEIEMSAETSAAVQSVIQQRDVLQSGLLSTCRELSRVNAELDRSWREYDKLEADVTLAKRNLLEQLEALGSPQTEPPSQQHVQIQKELWRIQDVMEALGKNKPKRSTEPSFPGANPISSLQKSEGPDYRLYKSEPELTTVAEVDESNGEEKSEQSADKDPPGTKGMPYPVGIVSPRTKSQMPESSTIASYVTLRKNKKPDPRTDRPHSAVEHMVEGARQRMSVEEQMERIRRHQQGALRERERRREEGALSHSHSFTKDHSYYYTLQTCSRSSMSAAEELEGRRKEVLPVGEAELMRRVATPKEKDQTEILKERKSPEIHLLRSPDHLTPLPTENSVQTAVMVRVGTEEEEEEEEEKLSDQNQDQIIKDSFDLTPSKLGTLVSVNSLSSPPASPGSSPPCPQLPDGSHFISATDITEH; encoded by the exons tcACAATGAGCGGAAAGTGACGTGTAAGCACCCGGTCTCCGGCACGCCCTCGCAGGATAACTGCATCTTTGTCCTCAACGAACA CCTGAGTTGTGGGAAACTTGCGGCCCCTGTGTTGAACAG gCCGGCTCCTAAAGCTCCCGCCAGCGAGAAGAAGGAGCGACCAACGAGCACCATGAGCGAAGCCTCCAACTACACCGGCGGCTCCGACTACACCACCTATCCCAGCAGCCCCACCACCTCCAGA CCGTCAAGATCCTCGAAAAAAGTCCATAATTTTGGGAAGAGGTCCAACTCGATAAAGAGAAACCCGAACGCTCCGGTGGTGAAAAGTAACTGGCTTTACAAACAG GACAGCGCTGGGATGAAGATGTGGAAGAAGAGGTGGTTTGTGCTGTGTGACATGTGTCTCTTCTATTATAGAG ATGAGAAGGAGGAGGGGATTCTGGGAAGTATCCTGTTACCCAGCTTCCACATCTCCATGCTGTCTGTAGACGATCACATCAGCAAGAAATACGCCTTCAAG GCTACACATCCGAACATGCGCACCTATTATTTCTGCACCGATACGGCAAAAGAGATGGAGTCCTGGATGAAGGTGATGACGGACGCAGCGCTCGTCCACACGGAGCCGGTCCGGAG GTTGGAAAAGGTGAAGGTAGATCCCCGCAGTCCACAGGAGCTTAACAACATGCTGAATCACAGAGTTCTGACCCGACCCGAGATCCAGAACAACGAGAGGAACCGCGAGAGTTTCCGTCAGGAGGAGAAGAAACAGAAACCTCTGGAGAAACAGCCGAGTATCAGAGAGCAGGAGAGAAGCTTCTCCTCTAAAGACTCCCAGAAAGAGGAGAAGATCTCTCTGCAGAGAGACGGACAGAAAGTGTCTCTGcagagagacacggagagactgGTGCTGCAGAAAGACGGGGACAGGTACGCTCTGCAGAAGGACGGAGAACGCTACACCCtccagaaagatggagagaaataCCTGCTGCAGAAAGACGGACAGAAATACACTCTTCATAAAAACGGAGAGAGGTGTTCTCTTCAAAAGGATGGAGAGAACGTTCTGCAGAAAGACGGAGGGAGACAGAAAGAACGAGAGAAGACGGTTCTGCAGAAAGATCGAGAGAAACCCAGTTTTCAGCAGGAAGGAGAGAAATACGGTTTTCAGAAAGAGACGAGTTCAGAGAGACCGATCACCAAAATCAACACCATCAAACTGCAGCCGGTTCagtcctccacctcctccatcaCCTCCCCCATCACCCCCACCTCCGCCGGGTCCTCCTCCCGCCAGACCCACACCCCCGGACCCGCGGGACCAGCAGGAGGTCCCTCTCAGTATAAAGCAGGACAGGTAAACGGGGAGCAGGGCGCTGAGCCTGACAGGACCCTCAGCAGGAGCGACTCCATGCAGCAGCTGGAGCTGTGGGTCCGAATGCAGCGCAACCGAGCCGCACCCGACGACGACACCAAGAG CATCACTTCTTATCAGACGCTGCCGAGGAACATGCCCAGTCACCGGGCGCAGGTGGTGCCGCGCTACCCTGAGGGATACCGGACGCTCCCGCGGAACCTGCTGCGTCCGGACAGTATCTGCAGCGTGGCGGGGTCTCTGTACGACCGGGCGCTGCCACCCGCCAACGCCGACAAGCGCCGCTCCATGCGGGACGACACCATGTGGCAGCTGTACGAGTGGCAGCAGCGGCAGGCGCACAGCCGGCTGGGATACGGGACGCTGCCCAGCCCCAAGACCATGGGGCGCATCGCCGAGTCCATCCCGTCCTCGCCGTCCCACGGCTCCCTGTCCCTGTACCCCTCCATCTCCCCCAACCGCCCCTTTAACCCCTTCAGCCCCATAAACCCCCTAACCCCCACCAACCCCTTAAACCCCGCCCCCGACGTCTCCTCACCCGTCCTCCGCGGAGACGCCAGCATCGACCGCCGCCACAGAGCCCAGCTCGCCAAG TACTCTTACCTGCCTGACCGCAGATCCTCAACAGCTCAGAACATCACACCTCAGTCCCTGCAGGGTAAAACG CCGGAGGAGCTGACCCTGCTGCTGATTAAACTGCGCCGGCAGCAGGCTGAGCTCAACAGCGTCCGAGAGCACACTCTCGCGCAGCTAATGCAGCTTAACCTCGACACCACCAACCCAAAG AGTGAGATTCTCTCCCACCACCTGCAGAGGAATCTCATGTATATGGACAGCCAG ATGAGTCCTGAAGATTACAGAGAAAACACTTACCCATACAGACCTGAGGAGCTGGATGTGGAC ACTAAACTGAGTCGACTGTGTGAACAGGGTAAAGTGGTCCGAACCCAAGAGGAGAAACTCCAGCAGCTCCACAGAGAGAAG CACACTCTGGAGACGGCTCTGCTGTCGGCGAGTCAGGAGATCGAGATGAGCGCTGAGACCTCGGCGGCGGTGCAGAGCGTCATACAGCAGCGGGACGTCCTGCAGAGCGGCCTGCTCAGCACCTGCAGAGAACTGTCCCGAGTAAACGCT GAGCTGGATCGGAGCTGGAGAGAGTATGATAAGCTGGAGGCTGATGTTACTCTGGCTAAGAGGAAcctgctggagcagctggaggcTCTCGGGAGTCCACAG ACGGAGCCGCCCAGTCAGCAGCACGTTCAGATTCAGAAGGAGTTGTGGAGAATTCAGGACGTGATGGAGGCGCTCGgtaaaaacaagccaaagagaaGCACAGAACCCA GTTTTCCAGGAGCAAATCCAATCTCCAGCCTTCAGAAAAGTGAG GGTCCGGACTACAGGCTGTATAAGAGTGAGCCGGAGCTCACCACGGTGGCGGAGGTGGACGAGAGTAACGGGGAGGAGAAATCTGAACAGTCTGCTGATAAAGATCCTCCCGGTACTAAAG GAATGCCGTATCCTGTTGGGATCGTGAGCCCCAGGACTAAATCTCAGATGCCGGAGTCCTCCACCATCGCCTCGTACGTCACCCTGAGGAAGAACAAGAAACCTGACCCCAGAACA GACCGCCCCCACAGTGCGGTGGAGCACATGGTGGAGGGAGCTCGGCAGCGGATGAGTGTGGAGGAGCAGATGGAGAGAATCCGGCGGCACCAGCAGGGGGCGCTACGAGAGCgcgagaggaggagagaggagggAGCGCTCTCACACAGTCACTCCTTCACTAAAGACCATTCCTACTACTATACCCTGCAG ACGTGCTCGAGGAGCTCGATGTCGGCAGCTGAAGAGCTGGAGGGCAGAAGGAAGGAGGTGTTACCTGTAGGAGAGGCGGAGCTAATGAGACGAGTGGCCACGCCTAAAGAAAAG GATCAGACTGAGATTCTGAAAGAGAGGAAAAGCCCAGAGATCCACCTGCTGAGATCACCTGACCACCTCACACCCCTCCCCACTGAAAACAG TGTGCAGACAGCAGTAATGGTGCGAGTGGgaacggaggaggaggaggaggaggaagaggaaaagcTCTCTGATCAAAACCAAGATCAAATAATTAAAGACTCGTTTGATCTGACCCCCTCTAAACTCGGGACTCTGGTTTCAG TGAACAGCCTGTCCAGTCCTCCAGCGTCTCCCGGCTCGTCTCCTCCGTGTCCTCAGCTCCCCGACGGATCACACTTCAT ATCAGCCACTGACATCACTGAACATTAG
- the plekha5 gene encoding pleckstrin homology domain-containing family A member 5 isoform X8, producing the protein MAADLKPDWLACLPSSWSYGVTRDGRVFFINEEAKSTTWLHPVTGEAVITGHRKTTDLPTGWEEGYTFEGARCFINHNERKVTCKHPVSGTPSQDNCIFVLNEHLSCGKLAAPVLNRPAPKAPASEKKERPTSTMSEASNYTGGSDYTTYPSSPTTSRPSRSSKKVHNFGKRSNSIKRNPNAPVVKSNWLYKQDSAGMKMWKKRWFVLCDMCLFYYRDEKEEGILGSILLPSFHISMLSVDDHISKKYAFKATHPNMRTYYFCTDTAKEMESWMKVMTDAALVHTEPVRRLEKVKVDPRSPQELNNMLNHRVLTRPEIQNNERNRESFRQEEKKQKPLEKQPSIREQERSFSSKDSQKEEKISLQRDGQKVSLQRDTERLVLQKDGDRYALQKDGERYTLQKDGEKYLLQKDGQKYTLHKNGERCSLQKDGENVLQKDGGRQKEREKTVLQKDREKPSFQQEGEKYGFQKETSSERPITKINTIKLQPVQSSTSSITSPITPTSAGSSSRQTHTPGPAGPAGGPSQYKAGQVNGEQGAEPDRTLSRSDSMQQLELWVRMQRNRAAPDDDTKSITSYQTLPRNMPSHRAQVVPRYPEGYRTLPRNLLRPDSICSVAGSLYDRALPPANADKRRSMRDDTMWQLYEWQQRQAHSRLGYGTLPSPKTMGRIAESIPSSPSHGSLSLYPSISPNRPFNPFSPINPLTPTNPLNPAPDVSSPVLRGDASIDRRHRAQLAKYSYLPDRRSSTAQNITPQSLQGKTSEILSHHLQRNLMYMDSQMSPEDYRENTYPYRPEELDVDTKLSRLCEQGKVVRTQEEKLQQLHREKHTLETALLSASQEIEMSAETSAAVQSVIQQRDVLQSGLLSTCRELSRVNAELDRSWREYDKLEADVTLAKRNLLEQLEALGSPQTEPPSQQHVQIQKELWRIQDVMEALGKNKPKRSTEPSFPGANPISSLQKSEESDSAPPRPPLPQVYEGGDRPSGHAPPCPGSAPPPTPRTTPHRPEDRKAAQRNGAHSGPDYRLYKSEPELTTVAEVDESNGEEKSEQSADKDPPGTKGMPYPVGIVSPRTKSQMPESSTIASYVTLRKNKKPDPRTDRPHSAVEHMVEGARQRMSVEEQMERIRRHQQGALRERERRREEGALSHSHSFTKDHSYYYTLQTCSRSSMSAAEELEGRRKEVLPVGEAELMRRVATPKEKDQTEILKERKSPEIHLLRSPDHLTPLPTENSVQTAVMVRVGTEEEEEEEEEKLSDQNQDQIIKDSFDLTPSKLGTLVSVNSLSSPPASPGSSPPCPQLPDGSHFISATDITEH; encoded by the exons tcACAATGAGCGGAAAGTGACGTGTAAGCACCCGGTCTCCGGCACGCCCTCGCAGGATAACTGCATCTTTGTCCTCAACGAACA CCTGAGTTGTGGGAAACTTGCGGCCCCTGTGTTGAACAG gCCGGCTCCTAAAGCTCCCGCCAGCGAGAAGAAGGAGCGACCAACGAGCACCATGAGCGAAGCCTCCAACTACACCGGCGGCTCCGACTACACCACCTATCCCAGCAGCCCCACCACCTCCAGA CCGTCAAGATCCTCGAAAAAAGTCCATAATTTTGGGAAGAGGTCCAACTCGATAAAGAGAAACCCGAACGCTCCGGTGGTGAAAAGTAACTGGCTTTACAAACAG GACAGCGCTGGGATGAAGATGTGGAAGAAGAGGTGGTTTGTGCTGTGTGACATGTGTCTCTTCTATTATAGAG ATGAGAAGGAGGAGGGGATTCTGGGAAGTATCCTGTTACCCAGCTTCCACATCTCCATGCTGTCTGTAGACGATCACATCAGCAAGAAATACGCCTTCAAG GCTACACATCCGAACATGCGCACCTATTATTTCTGCACCGATACGGCAAAAGAGATGGAGTCCTGGATGAAGGTGATGACGGACGCAGCGCTCGTCCACACGGAGCCGGTCCGGAG GTTGGAAAAGGTGAAGGTAGATCCCCGCAGTCCACAGGAGCTTAACAACATGCTGAATCACAGAGTTCTGACCCGACCCGAGATCCAGAACAACGAGAGGAACCGCGAGAGTTTCCGTCAGGAGGAGAAGAAACAGAAACCTCTGGAGAAACAGCCGAGTATCAGAGAGCAGGAGAGAAGCTTCTCCTCTAAAGACTCCCAGAAAGAGGAGAAGATCTCTCTGCAGAGAGACGGACAGAAAGTGTCTCTGcagagagacacggagagactgGTGCTGCAGAAAGACGGGGACAGGTACGCTCTGCAGAAGGACGGAGAACGCTACACCCtccagaaagatggagagaaataCCTGCTGCAGAAAGACGGACAGAAATACACTCTTCATAAAAACGGAGAGAGGTGTTCTCTTCAAAAGGATGGAGAGAACGTTCTGCAGAAAGACGGAGGGAGACAGAAAGAACGAGAGAAGACGGTTCTGCAGAAAGATCGAGAGAAACCCAGTTTTCAGCAGGAAGGAGAGAAATACGGTTTTCAGAAAGAGACGAGTTCAGAGAGACCGATCACCAAAATCAACACCATCAAACTGCAGCCGGTTCagtcctccacctcctccatcaCCTCCCCCATCACCCCCACCTCCGCCGGGTCCTCCTCCCGCCAGACCCACACCCCCGGACCCGCGGGACCAGCAGGAGGTCCCTCTCAGTATAAAGCAGGACAGGTAAACGGGGAGCAGGGCGCTGAGCCTGACAGGACCCTCAGCAGGAGCGACTCCATGCAGCAGCTGGAGCTGTGGGTCCGAATGCAGCGCAACCGAGCCGCACCCGACGACGACACCAAGAG CATCACTTCTTATCAGACGCTGCCGAGGAACATGCCCAGTCACCGGGCGCAGGTGGTGCCGCGCTACCCTGAGGGATACCGGACGCTCCCGCGGAACCTGCTGCGTCCGGACAGTATCTGCAGCGTGGCGGGGTCTCTGTACGACCGGGCGCTGCCACCCGCCAACGCCGACAAGCGCCGCTCCATGCGGGACGACACCATGTGGCAGCTGTACGAGTGGCAGCAGCGGCAGGCGCACAGCCGGCTGGGATACGGGACGCTGCCCAGCCCCAAGACCATGGGGCGCATCGCCGAGTCCATCCCGTCCTCGCCGTCCCACGGCTCCCTGTCCCTGTACCCCTCCATCTCCCCCAACCGCCCCTTTAACCCCTTCAGCCCCATAAACCCCCTAACCCCCACCAACCCCTTAAACCCCGCCCCCGACGTCTCCTCACCCGTCCTCCGCGGAGACGCCAGCATCGACCGCCGCCACAGAGCCCAGCTCGCCAAG TACTCTTACCTGCCTGACCGCAGATCCTCAACAGCTCAGAACATCACACCTCAGTCCCTGCAGGGTAAAACG AGTGAGATTCTCTCCCACCACCTGCAGAGGAATCTCATGTATATGGACAGCCAG ATGAGTCCTGAAGATTACAGAGAAAACACTTACCCATACAGACCTGAGGAGCTGGATGTGGAC ACTAAACTGAGTCGACTGTGTGAACAGGGTAAAGTGGTCCGAACCCAAGAGGAGAAACTCCAGCAGCTCCACAGAGAGAAG CACACTCTGGAGACGGCTCTGCTGTCGGCGAGTCAGGAGATCGAGATGAGCGCTGAGACCTCGGCGGCGGTGCAGAGCGTCATACAGCAGCGGGACGTCCTGCAGAGCGGCCTGCTCAGCACCTGCAGAGAACTGTCCCGAGTAAACGCT GAGCTGGATCGGAGCTGGAGAGAGTATGATAAGCTGGAGGCTGATGTTACTCTGGCTAAGAGGAAcctgctggagcagctggaggcTCTCGGGAGTCCACAG ACGGAGCCGCCCAGTCAGCAGCACGTTCAGATTCAGAAGGAGTTGTGGAGAATTCAGGACGTGATGGAGGCGCTCGgtaaaaacaagccaaagagaaGCACAGAACCCA GTTTTCCAGGAGCAAATCCAATCTCCAGCCTTCAGAAAAGTGAG GAGTCCGACTCCGCCCCCCCGCGTCCTCCTCTCCCCCAGGTGTATGAGGGTGGTGATCGCCCGAGCGGGCACGCCCCGCCCTGCCCCGGCTCGGCCCCGCCCCCCACACCTCGCACCACCCCGCACCGGCCGGAGGACCGCAAAGCTGCCCAGAGAAACGGTGCCCACAGC GGTCCGGACTACAGGCTGTATAAGAGTGAGCCGGAGCTCACCACGGTGGCGGAGGTGGACGAGAGTAACGGGGAGGAGAAATCTGAACAGTCTGCTGATAAAGATCCTCCCGGTACTAAAG GAATGCCGTATCCTGTTGGGATCGTGAGCCCCAGGACTAAATCTCAGATGCCGGAGTCCTCCACCATCGCCTCGTACGTCACCCTGAGGAAGAACAAGAAACCTGACCCCAGAACA GACCGCCCCCACAGTGCGGTGGAGCACATGGTGGAGGGAGCTCGGCAGCGGATGAGTGTGGAGGAGCAGATGGAGAGAATCCGGCGGCACCAGCAGGGGGCGCTACGAGAGCgcgagaggaggagagaggagggAGCGCTCTCACACAGTCACTCCTTCACTAAAGACCATTCCTACTACTATACCCTGCAG ACGTGCTCGAGGAGCTCGATGTCGGCAGCTGAAGAGCTGGAGGGCAGAAGGAAGGAGGTGTTACCTGTAGGAGAGGCGGAGCTAATGAGACGAGTGGCCACGCCTAAAGAAAAG GATCAGACTGAGATTCTGAAAGAGAGGAAAAGCCCAGAGATCCACCTGCTGAGATCACCTGACCACCTCACACCCCTCCCCACTGAAAACAG TGTGCAGACAGCAGTAATGGTGCGAGTGGgaacggaggaggaggaggaggaggaagaggaaaagcTCTCTGATCAAAACCAAGATCAAATAATTAAAGACTCGTTTGATCTGACCCCCTCTAAACTCGGGACTCTGGTTTCAG TGAACAGCCTGTCCAGTCCTCCAGCGTCTCCCGGCTCGTCTCCTCCGTGTCCTCAGCTCCCCGACGGATCACACTTCAT ATCAGCCACTGACATCACTGAACATTAG
- the plekha5 gene encoding pleckstrin homology domain-containing family A member 5 isoform X34 → MAADLKPDWLACLPSSWSYGVTRDGRVFFINEEAKSTTWLHPVTGEAVITGHRKTTDLPTGWEEGYTFEGARCFINHNERKVTCKHPVSGTPSQDNCIFVLNEHLSCGKLAAPVLNRPAPKAPASEKKERPTSTMSEASNYTGGSDYTTYPSSPTTSRPSRSSKKVHNFGKRSNSIKRNPNAPVVKSNWLYKQDSAGMKMWKKRWFVLCDMCLFYYRDEKEEGILGSILLPSFHISMLSVDDHISKKYAFKATHPNMRTYYFCTDTAKEMESWMKVMTDAALVHTEPVRRLEKVKVDPRSPQELNNMLNHRVLTRPEIQNNERNRESFRQEEKKQKPLEKQPSIREQERSFSSKDSQKEEKISLQRDGQKVSLQRDTERLVLQKDGDRYALQKDGERYTLQKDGEKYLLQKDGQKYTLHKNGERCSLQKDGENVLQKDGGRQKEREKTVLQKDREKPSFQQEGEKYGFQKETSSERPITKINTIKLQPVQSSTSSITSPITPTSAGSSSRQTHTPGPAGPAGGPSQYKAGQVNGEQGAEPDRTLSRSDSMQQLELWVRMQRNRAAPDDDTKSITSYQTLPRNMPSHRAQVVPRYPEGYRTLPRNLLRPDSICSVAGSLYDRALPPANADKRRSMRDDTMWQLYEWQQRQAHSRLGYGTLPSPKTMGRIAESIPSSPSHGSLSLYPSISPNRPFNPFSPINPLTPTNPLNPAPDVSSPVLRGDASIDRRHRAQLAKYSYLPDRRSSTAQNITPQSLQGKTPEELTLLLIKLRRQQAELNSVREHTLAQLMQLNLDTTNPKSEILSHHLQRNLMYMDSQMKENEPIIFMIHTMIENSAPRPQLYQQMSPEDYRENTYPYRPEELDVDTKLSRLCEQGKVVRTQEEKLQQLHREKHTLETALLSASQEIEMSAETSAAVQSVIQQRDVLQSGLLSTCRELSRVNAELDRSWREYDKLEADVTLAKRNLLEQLEALGSPQTEPPSQQHVQIQKELWRIQDVMEALGKNKPKRSTEPSFPGANPISSLQKSEESDSAPPRPPLPQVYEGGDRPSGHAPPCPGSAPPPTPRTTPHRPEDRKAAQRNGAHSGPDYRLYKSEVE, encoded by the exons tcACAATGAGCGGAAAGTGACGTGTAAGCACCCGGTCTCCGGCACGCCCTCGCAGGATAACTGCATCTTTGTCCTCAACGAACA CCTGAGTTGTGGGAAACTTGCGGCCCCTGTGTTGAACAG gCCGGCTCCTAAAGCTCCCGCCAGCGAGAAGAAGGAGCGACCAACGAGCACCATGAGCGAAGCCTCCAACTACACCGGCGGCTCCGACTACACCACCTATCCCAGCAGCCCCACCACCTCCAGA CCGTCAAGATCCTCGAAAAAAGTCCATAATTTTGGGAAGAGGTCCAACTCGATAAAGAGAAACCCGAACGCTCCGGTGGTGAAAAGTAACTGGCTTTACAAACAG GACAGCGCTGGGATGAAGATGTGGAAGAAGAGGTGGTTTGTGCTGTGTGACATGTGTCTCTTCTATTATAGAG ATGAGAAGGAGGAGGGGATTCTGGGAAGTATCCTGTTACCCAGCTTCCACATCTCCATGCTGTCTGTAGACGATCACATCAGCAAGAAATACGCCTTCAAG GCTACACATCCGAACATGCGCACCTATTATTTCTGCACCGATACGGCAAAAGAGATGGAGTCCTGGATGAAGGTGATGACGGACGCAGCGCTCGTCCACACGGAGCCGGTCCGGAG GTTGGAAAAGGTGAAGGTAGATCCCCGCAGTCCACAGGAGCTTAACAACATGCTGAATCACAGAGTTCTGACCCGACCCGAGATCCAGAACAACGAGAGGAACCGCGAGAGTTTCCGTCAGGAGGAGAAGAAACAGAAACCTCTGGAGAAACAGCCGAGTATCAGAGAGCAGGAGAGAAGCTTCTCCTCTAAAGACTCCCAGAAAGAGGAGAAGATCTCTCTGCAGAGAGACGGACAGAAAGTGTCTCTGcagagagacacggagagactgGTGCTGCAGAAAGACGGGGACAGGTACGCTCTGCAGAAGGACGGAGAACGCTACACCCtccagaaagatggagagaaataCCTGCTGCAGAAAGACGGACAGAAATACACTCTTCATAAAAACGGAGAGAGGTGTTCTCTTCAAAAGGATGGAGAGAACGTTCTGCAGAAAGACGGAGGGAGACAGAAAGAACGAGAGAAGACGGTTCTGCAGAAAGATCGAGAGAAACCCAGTTTTCAGCAGGAAGGAGAGAAATACGGTTTTCAGAAAGAGACGAGTTCAGAGAGACCGATCACCAAAATCAACACCATCAAACTGCAGCCGGTTCagtcctccacctcctccatcaCCTCCCCCATCACCCCCACCTCCGCCGGGTCCTCCTCCCGCCAGACCCACACCCCCGGACCCGCGGGACCAGCAGGAGGTCCCTCTCAGTATAAAGCAGGACAGGTAAACGGGGAGCAGGGCGCTGAGCCTGACAGGACCCTCAGCAGGAGCGACTCCATGCAGCAGCTGGAGCTGTGGGTCCGAATGCAGCGCAACCGAGCCGCACCCGACGACGACACCAAGAG CATCACTTCTTATCAGACGCTGCCGAGGAACATGCCCAGTCACCGGGCGCAGGTGGTGCCGCGCTACCCTGAGGGATACCGGACGCTCCCGCGGAACCTGCTGCGTCCGGACAGTATCTGCAGCGTGGCGGGGTCTCTGTACGACCGGGCGCTGCCACCCGCCAACGCCGACAAGCGCCGCTCCATGCGGGACGACACCATGTGGCAGCTGTACGAGTGGCAGCAGCGGCAGGCGCACAGCCGGCTGGGATACGGGACGCTGCCCAGCCCCAAGACCATGGGGCGCATCGCCGAGTCCATCCCGTCCTCGCCGTCCCACGGCTCCCTGTCCCTGTACCCCTCCATCTCCCCCAACCGCCCCTTTAACCCCTTCAGCCCCATAAACCCCCTAACCCCCACCAACCCCTTAAACCCCGCCCCCGACGTCTCCTCACCCGTCCTCCGCGGAGACGCCAGCATCGACCGCCGCCACAGAGCCCAGCTCGCCAAG TACTCTTACCTGCCTGACCGCAGATCCTCAACAGCTCAGAACATCACACCTCAGTCCCTGCAGGGTAAAACG CCGGAGGAGCTGACCCTGCTGCTGATTAAACTGCGCCGGCAGCAGGCTGAGCTCAACAGCGTCCGAGAGCACACTCTCGCGCAGCTAATGCAGCTTAACCTCGACACCACCAACCCAAAG AGTGAGATTCTCTCCCACCACCTGCAGAGGAATCTCATGTATATGGACAGCCAG ATGAAGGAGAATGAGCCGATAATCTTCATGATTCACACTATGATTGAGAACTCTGCTCCAAGGCCTCAACTATACCAGCAA ATGAGTCCTGAAGATTACAGAGAAAACACTTACCCATACAGACCTGAGGAGCTGGATGTGGAC ACTAAACTGAGTCGACTGTGTGAACAGGGTAAAGTGGTCCGAACCCAAGAGGAGAAACTCCAGCAGCTCCACAGAGAGAAG CACACTCTGGAGACGGCTCTGCTGTCGGCGAGTCAGGAGATCGAGATGAGCGCTGAGACCTCGGCGGCGGTGCAGAGCGTCATACAGCAGCGGGACGTCCTGCAGAGCGGCCTGCTCAGCACCTGCAGAGAACTGTCCCGAGTAAACGCT GAGCTGGATCGGAGCTGGAGAGAGTATGATAAGCTGGAGGCTGATGTTACTCTGGCTAAGAGGAAcctgctggagcagctggaggcTCTCGGGAGTCCACAG ACGGAGCCGCCCAGTCAGCAGCACGTTCAGATTCAGAAGGAGTTGTGGAGAATTCAGGACGTGATGGAGGCGCTCGgtaaaaacaagccaaagagaaGCACAGAACCCA GTTTTCCAGGAGCAAATCCAATCTCCAGCCTTCAGAAAAGTGAG GAGTCCGACTCCGCCCCCCCGCGTCCTCCTCTCCCCCAGGTGTATGAGGGTGGTGATCGCCCGAGCGGGCACGCCCCGCCCTGCCCCGGCTCGGCCCCGCCCCCCACACCTCGCACCACCCCGCACCGGCCGGAGGACCGCAAAGCTGCCCAGAGAAACGGTGCCCACAGC GGTCCGGACTACAGGCTgtataagagtgaggtagagtag